The stretch of DNA ATAGCGATGGAGAAGGAGCTTCGGTTTGCCATCCGTGAGGGAGGCCGCACGGTGGGCGCGGGCGTAATCAGCGAAATCATCGAATAGATCGATGCCGGGGGAGGGAGAGGAAGGGATAAGGGGGAAGAATGATAGAAATGATAGAGGGGATGAATGACGAGGGGAGAGAGAGTGAGTGCCAAGGAGTTAGGAAGATAAGTGCCAAGGAATGAGGAAGGATAAATGCCAGCACAAAAGATAAGGATAAAGCTCAAGGCCTATGACCATAAGCTTCTCGACCAGTCGGCCGGTGAGATTATCGAGACGGCAAAGAGATCGGGAGCCACGGTGGCGGGGCCGATACCCCTTCCCACGGTGATCAACAAGTACTGTGTCTTGAGATCTCCCCATATAGACAAGAAGTCGAGAGAGCAGTTCGAGATAAGGACACACAAGAGGCTTCTGGATATCCTCGATCCGACCCAGCAGACGGTGGACGCCCTGATGCGGCTCGACCTCTCCGCCGGGGTGGACGTGGAGATAAAGCTTTAAAGCGTGGGAGTCGGTAAGGTTGGTGAGGAATTGGGGTGGTTAATGGGGGTGCAAGGGTTGAGGGTGCTTGGTTGGTAAGCAGGGGGATAACAGGGATCAAGTTTTTGTGCGGGCAGGGGATCTTTTGAATTTTGATAAAGGATTTTAGTTCGAAAAGGAGTATGAGATGCCGGGCGGCATGATTGGAAAAAAGCTGGGTATGACCCAAATATTTGACGAGTCGGGAAACTCGGTTTCCGTGACCGTTATAGAGGCTGGTCCATGCGCCGTCTTGGATATCAGAACGCCCAAGAAGAACGGTTATGCGTCCGTGGCCTTGGGTTTTGACCAAAAAGATATTAACAACGTAAATAAGCCGAAGAGGGGATTCTTTGAAAGGGCGGGCGAAGTTGCGTACAGGGTCATCAGGGAGTTTCGTCTCCCCGCGGATGAGCTGGAAAAATATAAACTTGGACAAATTATTACCGCCGATTGTTTTAAGATCGGTGATGTAATTAACGTTACGGGTCGCTCGAAGGGAAAGGGTTTTGCCGGTGTTGTGAAGAGGTGGGGATTTTCCGGCGGCAGGAAAACCCACGGGTCTCGCTTTCACAGGGCGCCGGGATCGATAGGTATGTGTGCTTGGCCGGCGAGGACGTTGAAAGGCAAGAAGCTCCCGGGTCACAAGGGGAGCGAGAGGGTCACCGTAAAAAACCTTGTCGTGGTTGACGTCAAAAAAGAGAGAAACGTGATACTGGTTAAGGGAGCGATCCCTGGGGCCAAAAACGGTATAGTCGAAGTCAAGGGAAAATCATAGATTCGGAGCTGATAAATGCCCAGCGTGGATATATATAATACAAATAAGGAAGTGGTGGACAAAATCACCCTCAAGGAGGAGATTTTCGATACCGATATCAAGAGTCACCTTTTTTACGATGTCGTCAAGATGCAGCAGGCAAACCGCAGAAGCGGGACTGCATCCACAAAGGGGAGGGCGGAAGTAAGCGGGGGTGGAAAGAAGCCCTACAGGCAAAAGGGGACGGGACGTGCCAGGGCGGGCTCCTCCAGATCGCCCATTTGGACCGGCGGTGGCGTGATCTTCGGTCCAAAACCCCGCGACTATTCCTATAAGGTGCCGAAGAAGGTGAGAAGGGCCGCCTTAAAGAGTGCCCTAACAAAAAAGCTTAAGGATAATAAGATGATCATAGTGGATGGGCTCGATCTCCCGGAAATAAAGACGAAGATCATCATGGATATATTAATAAAGCTCGAATGCGGCAGCGGTCAGACCCTTATAGTTGTTCCCGAGCGGGATAGAAACCTCGATCTTTCTTCGAGAAACATCAAGGAAGTCAAGGTGCTGCCGGTCAAGGGACTTAACGTATTTGATGTGCTGAAATACGATAACATTGTGGTCACCCGTCCCGCCGTGGAACTGATAGAAAAGGCGCTGTTATGAAAGAGTATTACGACATACTTCTCGAGCCGATAATAACCGAGAAGAGCAACGTTCAGAAGGAGATAGCCCAGCAGGTCACGTTCAAGGTTCCGGTCTGGGCATCCAAGATACAGGTCAGAGAGGCCGTCGAGAAGGTCTTTAAAAAGAAGGTTGTGAACGTGCGCACCGTTATGCTGAAGGGGAAGGTTAAGCGGTTCGGGAGATCTCAGGGCAAGAGGCCGGATTGGAAAAAGGCGATAGTGAAGCTGAAACCGGGGGAATATATCGAGTTCTTTGAGGGAGTATAAGAGATGGCGATAAAAAAATATAATCCCACCTCTCCCGGGAGGAGATTTCAGGAGGTTTCGGACTTTTCCGATATAACCGAGAGACGTCCCGAAAGATCGCTCCTCGCCCCGAAGAAGAGCACCGGGGGAAGAAACAACAAGGGCAGGGTAACCATGAGGCACCGCGGCGGCGGTCACAAGAAGCGCTATAGAATCATTGATTTCAAGCGTGATAAGTGGGAGATCCCGGCAAAGGTCGCCACTATAGAGTACGATCCGAACCGCTCCGCCAGAATTGCCCTGTTGCATTACGCAGACGGCGAAAAGAGATACATAATAGCTCCCTTGGGACTTAATGTGGGGGACATGATAAAGACATCCAAAACGGCGGAGATAAAACCGGGAAACGTAATGCCCTTAAAGGATATCCCCCTCGGAACACAGATCCACAACGTTGAGATGAAACCCGGAAAAGGGGGACAGGTGGTTCGCTCCGCCGGGGGCTCCGCCCAGTTGATGGCAAAAGAGGGCAAGTACTCCCAGCTGAAGCTTCCCTCCGGAGAGGTGAGGATGTTCCTGCAGGATTGCCTGGCCACAATAGGCGAGGTGGGAAATCAGGAACACAGCAACATAAGCATAGGAAAGGCGGGGAGGTCAAGGTGGCTCGGGAAAAGGCCCAAGGTAAGGGGCGTTGCGATGAATCCCGTCGACCATCCCCACGGCGGAGGCGAGGGAAAGTCTTCGGGAGGAAGACACCCGGTAACTCCCTGGGGAGTGCCGACGAAGGGGCATAAGACGAGAAAGAACAAAACGACCGATCAATTCATTGTCAAGAGGAGAAAGTAGTTATGCCAAGATCGCTGAAAAAGGGGCCGTTCATAGACGATCATCTTTTAAAAAAGATCGAAAAGGCACAACAGGAGGGGGATCGTCAGGTCATAAAAACTTGGTCAAGGAGGTCCACCATAATCCCTGAGATGGTGGGATTGACCATAGCGGTTCACAGCGGCAAGAAATTTATTCCGGTCTTCGTAACCGAAAATATGGTGGGCTATAAGCTTGGGGAGTTTTCTCCCACGAGAACCTTTTACGGCCACGCTGCTGATAAAAAATCTAAGCTCAGGGGCAGGAAATAATAAAGGGAGTTTACGAGGTTGAAATGAAAGCCAGGGCCAAATATATAAGGATCTCGCCCTTTAAGGTGAGGCCGGTTGTGGACCTTGTCAGGGGCAAAGACGTGGGCGAGGCAAAGGAGATACTGTCCCTGACTCATAAAAAGGCCTCGAGCGTCGTCGAAAAGCTGATCGACAGCGCGGTGGCGAATGCCAGCATTAGAGACGATATAGATGTGGATAACCTCTACGTGGGAAAGATATTCGTGGACGAGGGCCCCACATGGAAAAGGTTCAGGCCCAGGGCGATGGGGAGATACACCAGGATATTCAAGAGGACATGCCACATAACCGTAATCCTGGATGAGAGGTAATCGAACCGGTCGGGAGTTGGGCAATGGGGGAGATGGAATAGTGAATGAAGTGGGGGATGCGGCGATTAGTGAAGTGGGGGATGGGGCGATTAATATGATCGGAATTGGAGTAAAATACAAAGAGTAAAATATAAAACTAGGGATGGGGGAACGGGAACGTGGGGTGTGTTTGGGGTGGTAGTAGATAAATTACATCGGGTTTGGTTAGGATGGCAGGAAAAAAATGATCAACGGGAGGAAAAAGTGGGACAAAAGGTAAATCCCATAGGCCTTAGGCTAGGGATCATCAAGGATTGGAATTCCAAGTGGTTCGCCAACAAGGAGTACCAGCAGAACCTCCATAATGATCTGGCGATAAGGAAGAGCATCAAGGAGAAGTTCTATCACGCCGGCATCGCCAAGATAGAGATCGAGCGGGCGGCCGGGAAGGCCTCGGTAAATATTTATACGGCCCGTCCGGGAATCATAATAGGAAGAAAAGGGGCTGAGATAGAAAACATCAGACGTGATCTGATGAAGATAACCGGAACCGATGTGGCGATTAATATTAAAGAGGTAAGAAAACCGGAGGCCAACGCTCAGCTCATCGCCGAAAACGTAGCCACGCAACTTGAGAAAAGAGTCTCTTTTAGACGGGCTATGAAAAAGGCGGTTTTTACCGCCATGAAGCTCGGAGTGGAGGGAGTGAGAATCTCGTGCGCAGGCAGGCTCGGCGGGGCGGAGATGGCCAGAAGGGAGTGGTACAGGGAGGGGAGAGTTCCCCTTCATACATTAAGGGCGGATATTGATTACGGGACGGCCGTCTCTAAAACAACATATGGAATAATAGGGATCAAAGTCTGGGTTTTCAACGGCGAGGTAATGCCGGGCGATTCACCCACCTCCCTGTAAGAATAGATAGCGGAGCATATAGCGATGTTAAGTCCGAAAAAGGTTAAATACAGAAAGATGCAAAAGGGAAGAATGAGGGGTGTCCGTATAAGCGGTTCAAGCCTGAACTTCGGTGACTATGGACTCCAGGCGTTGACCTCCGGCTGGGTATCCGCAAGGCAGATCGAGGCCGCCCGTATCGCTATGACAAGGTACGTAAAGAGGGGCGGAAAAATCTGGATCAGGGTCTTCCCGGACAAGCCCATAACGAAAAAGCCCGCGGAGACCAGAATGGGCAAAGGAAAGGGAAACGTGGAGGGATGGGTGGCCGTGGTTAGACCCGGAAGGATCATGTATGAAATGGAGGGAGTTAGGGAAGAACAGGCCCG from Candidatus Zymogenus saltonus encodes:
- a CDS encoding elongation factor Tu, with amino-acid sequence IAMEKELRFAIREGGRTVGAGVISEIIE
- the rpsJ gene encoding 30S ribosomal protein S10 — protein: MPAQKIRIKLKAYDHKLLDQSAGEIIETAKRSGATVAGPIPLPTVINKYCVLRSPHIDKKSREQFEIRTHKRLLDILDPTQQTVDALMRLDLSAGVDVEIKL
- the rplC gene encoding 50S ribosomal protein L3; the encoded protein is MPGGMIGKKLGMTQIFDESGNSVSVTVIEAGPCAVLDIRTPKKNGYASVALGFDQKDINNVNKPKRGFFERAGEVAYRVIREFRLPADELEKYKLGQIITADCFKIGDVINVTGRSKGKGFAGVVKRWGFSGGRKTHGSRFHRAPGSIGMCAWPARTLKGKKLPGHKGSERVTVKNLVVVDVKKERNVILVKGAIPGAKNGIVEVKGKS
- the rplD gene encoding 50S ribosomal protein L4, whose amino-acid sequence is MPSVDIYNTNKEVVDKITLKEEIFDTDIKSHLFYDVVKMQQANRRSGTASTKGRAEVSGGGKKPYRQKGTGRARAGSSRSPIWTGGGVIFGPKPRDYSYKVPKKVRRAALKSALTKKLKDNKMIIVDGLDLPEIKTKIIMDILIKLECGSGQTLIVVPERDRNLDLSSRNIKEVKVLPVKGLNVFDVLKYDNIVVTRPAVELIEKALL
- a CDS encoding 50S ribosomal protein L23; the protein is MKEYYDILLEPIITEKSNVQKEIAQQVTFKVPVWASKIQVREAVEKVFKKKVVNVRTVMLKGKVKRFGRSQGKRPDWKKAIVKLKPGEYIEFFEGV
- the rplB gene encoding 50S ribosomal protein L2; amino-acid sequence: MAIKKYNPTSPGRRFQEVSDFSDITERRPERSLLAPKKSTGGRNNKGRVTMRHRGGGHKKRYRIIDFKRDKWEIPAKVATIEYDPNRSARIALLHYADGEKRYIIAPLGLNVGDMIKTSKTAEIKPGNVMPLKDIPLGTQIHNVEMKPGKGGQVVRSAGGSAQLMAKEGKYSQLKLPSGEVRMFLQDCLATIGEVGNQEHSNISIGKAGRSRWLGKRPKVRGVAMNPVDHPHGGGEGKSSGGRHPVTPWGVPTKGHKTRKNKTTDQFIVKRRK
- the rpsS gene encoding 30S ribosomal protein S19: MPRSLKKGPFIDDHLLKKIEKAQQEGDRQVIKTWSRRSTIIPEMVGLTIAVHSGKKFIPVFVTENMVGYKLGEFSPTRTFYGHAADKKSKLRGRK
- the rplV gene encoding 50S ribosomal protein L22; protein product: MKARAKYIRISPFKVRPVVDLVRGKDVGEAKEILSLTHKKASSVVEKLIDSAVANASIRDDIDVDNLYVGKIFVDEGPTWKRFRPRAMGRYTRIFKRTCHITVILDER
- the rpsC gene encoding 30S ribosomal protein S3, producing the protein MGQKVNPIGLRLGIIKDWNSKWFANKEYQQNLHNDLAIRKSIKEKFYHAGIAKIEIERAAGKASVNIYTARPGIIIGRKGAEIENIRRDLMKITGTDVAINIKEVRKPEANAQLIAENVATQLEKRVSFRRAMKKAVFTAMKLGVEGVRISCAGRLGGAEMARREWYREGRVPLHTLRADIDYGTAVSKTTYGIIGIKVWVFNGEVMPGDSPTSL
- the rplP gene encoding 50S ribosomal protein L16; this encodes MLSPKKVKYRKMQKGRMRGVRISGSSLNFGDYGLQALTSGWVSARQIEAARIAMTRYVKRGGKIWIRVFPDKPITKKPAETRMGKGKGNVEGWVAVVRPGRIMYEMEGVREEQAREAFRLASHKLSVRTRFVKRSSENEG